From Scomber scombrus chromosome 13, fScoSco1.1, whole genome shotgun sequence, a single genomic window includes:
- the kctd4 gene encoding BTB/POZ domain-containing protein KCTD4, translated as MEWNLRRMESELRHINPDLVPSKSFKKPSSGTITLNVGGFLYTAHRTTLVKHQGSFLEELANGKKPVQHTDSMGNPFIDRDGPVFRHVLNYLRTGELQLPDDFREAGLLRKEADFYRLSELVEAIVEWENQRAAQREVAFLEVTDSHERSQGLKVYCSDAIFIDKVKARLVQISKSRLDGFPEEFVVSSNVIQFRHFIKSEPGSRLVLKEDSTFLCTLDCLKLETVMLALRSGFKLATSLDSSKGSVVAAEALHFIK; from the coding sequence ATGGAATGGAACCTCAGAAGGATGGAAAGTGAACTGAGGCACATCAACCCGGACCTGGTGCCCAGCAAGAGCTTCAAGAAGCCTTCTTCAGGAACCATCACCCTCAATGTAGGGGGCTTTCTGTACACTGCCCACCGGACCACCCTTGTCAAGCACCAGGGTTCCTTTCTGGAAGAGCTCGCCAACGGTAAGAAGCCGGTTCAGCACACTGACTCCATGGGCAACCCATTCATTGACAGAGATGGTCCAGTTTTTCGCCATGTGCTGAACTACCTTCGAACCGGAGAGCTCCAGCTACCTGACGACTTCCGAGAGGCAGGGCTCCTCCGAAAGGAAGCTGATTTTTACCGTCTGAGTGAACTGGTAGAAGCCATAGTCGAGTGGGAAAATCAGAGGGCAGCCCAGCGGGAAGTCGCCTTTTTGGAGGTGACAGATAGCCACGAGAGGTCGCAGGGTCTCAAAGTGTACTGCAGTGATGCCATCTTCATCGATAAAGTCAAAGCGCGGCTGGTGCAGATCTCCAAGAGTCGTCTGGACGGCTTTCCAGAAGAATTTGTGGTGTCGTCTAATGTGATCCAGTTTCGACACTTCATCAAGTCGGAGCCCGGCTCGCGCCTCGTCCTGAAGGAGGACAGCACATTCTTGTGCACTCTTGACTGTCTGAAACTAGAGACGGTGATGCTAGCGCTGAGATCAGGCTTCAAGCTGGCCACCAGCCTCGACAGCAGCAAAGGCTCCGTGGTGGCGGCTGAAGCACTGCATTTTATCAAGTAG